The Musa acuminata AAA Group cultivar baxijiao chromosome BXJ2-2, Cavendish_Baxijiao_AAA, whole genome shotgun sequence genome has a segment encoding these proteins:
- the LOC103976756 gene encoding microtubule-associated protein 70-1, which produces MSDLFDDCGEGVVGEPDGGNATPTTQPAVLTASVSSKGEPKAGPTLRRRASMKPNLDVEEFINLLHGSDPVKVELNRLDNEVRDKDRELSEAHAEIKALRLSERARERAVEELTEELTKLDEKLKLTESLLESRNLEIKKINDEKKAALAAQFAAEATLRRVHAAQKDDDMPPIEAILAPLEAELKLARQEIAKLQDDNRALDRLTKSKEAALLDAERTVQIALAKASLVDDLQNKNQELMKQIEICQEENKILDKMHRQKVAEVEKLSQTVRELEEAVLAGGAAANAVRDYQRKVQEMSEEMKTLDRELSRAKVTANRVAVVVANEWKDANDKVMPVKQWLEERRFMQGEMQQLRDKLAISERTARSEAQLKEKFHLRLKVLEDGLRMSASGTNRINVEGKNVSNGPSRRQSLGGADNIPKSANGFLSRRPSFQMRSSISSSTVLKHAKGASKSFDGGTRSLDRSKALLNGAGLLLNKSSDATRDNVLQNSWKENPDDKTTEFPNVDADDCVSGLLYDMLQKEVISLRKACHEKDQSLKDKDDAIEMLAKKVDTLTKAMEVEAKKMRREVAAMEKEVAAIRVEKEQDNKSKRLGGSKGPTSTSQLLPGRTLPRSGSMRNQ; this is translated from the exons ATGTCAGATCTGTTCGACGACTGCGGGGAGGGGGTCGTCGGCGAGCCCGACGGGGGGAATGCGACGCCGACAACGCAGCCGGCGGTTCTGACGGCGTCTGTCTCGTCCAAGGGTGAGCCGAAGGCGGGGCCGACTCTGAGGCGGAGGGCCTCGATGAAGCCCAACTTGGATGTGGAGGAGTTCATTAATCTGCTCCATGGATCGGATCCGGTGAAGGTGGAGCTCAACAGGCTCGATAATGAAGTTAGAG ACAAAGATCGGGAATTGTCGGAGGCACATGCGGAGATCAAGGCTCTTAGGTTGTCCGAACGTGCAAGAGAGAGGGCAGTCGAAGAG CTGACGGAAGAATTAACAAAGCTGGATGAGAAGCTCAAGCTCACCGAATCGCTCCTGGAGAGCAGG AATCTTGAAATTaagaagataaatgatgaaaagAAAGCAGCCTTGGCTGCCCAGTTTGCAGCTGAGGCAACACTTAGAAGAGTTCATGCAGCTCAAAAGGATGATGACATGCCTCCAATTGAAGCCATTCTTGCACCTCTCGAGGCAGAGTTGAAGCTAGCACGTCAAGAG ATTGCAAAGCTACAGGATGACAACAGGGCATTAGATCGTCTTACTAAATCAAAGGAAGCAGCACTTCTGGATGCAGAACGAACTGTACAGATTGCTCTAGCAAAGGCTTCTTTGGTGGACGATCTACAAAATAAGAACCAGGAGTTAATGAAACAGATTGAGATCTGTCAG GAGGAGAACAAGATCTTGGATAAAATGCACCGACAAAAGGTTGCTGAGGTTGAAAAACTTAGCCAGACTGTGCGAGAACTAGAAGAGGCTGTTCTTGCAGGTGGTGCAGCTGCAAATGCTGTTAGGGATTACCAGCGGAAAGTTCAGGAGATGAGT GAAGAGATGAAAACCCTTGACCGTGAACTTTCTCGGGCAAAGGTTACAGCTAATAGGGTTGCAGTGGTAGTGGCGAATGAATGGAAGGATGCTAATGACAAAGTAATGCCTGTTAAACAGTGGCTTGAGGAACGAAGATTCATGCAG GGTGAGATGCAGCAACTTCGAGATAAACTTGCCATTTCAGAGCGTACTGCAAGATCTGAAGCTCAATTAAAA GAGAAGTTTCATTTACGGCTCAAGGTTTTAGAAGATGGATTGAGAATGTCGGCAAGTGGTACTAACCGTATCAATGTGGAGGGAAAGAATGTAAGCAATGGTCCTTCACGTCGCCAGTCCCTTGGTGGAGCTGATAATATTCCAAAGAGTGCTAATGGCTTCCTGTCAAGGAGACCATCATTTCAGATGAGATCTTCTATATCTAGTAGCACAGTTCTGAAACATGCCAAAGGGGCATCTAAGTCGTTTGATGGTGGCACTAGGTCATTGGACCGTAGCAAAGCCCTTTTGAATGGAGCAGGCTTATTGCTGAACAAGTCTTCAGACGCAACTAGAGATAATGTCTTGCAAAACAGTTGGAAAGAAAATCCAGATGACAAAACTACTGAGTTCCCTAATGTCGACGCGGATGATTGTGTATCTGGGTTATTATATGATATGTTGCAAAAGGAGGTTATTTCATTGAGAAAAGCATGCCATGAGAAGGACCAAAGCTTAAAAGACAAGGATGATGCAATTGAG ATGCTGGCCAAGAAAGTTGATACATTGACTAAAGCGATGGAAGTGGAGGCAAAAAAGATGAGAAGGGAAGTAGCTGCAATGGAGAAGGAGGTGGCTGCTATTCGAGTGGAGAAAGAACAAGATAACAAGTCCAAGAGGCTTGGCGGTTCCAAGGGCCCGACGAGTACTTCTCAATTGCTACCAGGAAG GACTCTGCCTCGTAGTGGGTCGATGCGCAATCAATAA